TGTGAGGACGCCTGGCTGCTGCACGGCCCACGGCTGACGGCGGCCGAAAACCTCACTGCCAAGCCAGGATTCCGCAACCGTCTGGACCATGTCCGCGACTACCTGGTGGCCTCCCGGCAGCGGGAGAATGAACAGGCTGCGCTGGAACAGCAGCGCCAGCAGGCCGAACTCGAAGCCGCCAAGAAGCTCGCCGCTGCGGAAACCCAAGCGCGCGAACAGGCTCAGGACAGCGCCGCGGCACTCCGGCAGCGGAGCCGGATCTTGCGCCGTGTCCTCGTCGGAACGTCCGTCATCGCCGTCATCGCGGTCATCGGCGCCGCGGTGGCCGTGGTCATGTTCAGGCAAGCCGCCCGCGAAGCGCGCAACGCGCTGGCCGCGGAACTGGATGCCCAAGCGGCAGCGGTGTTTTCCGGAACCATCACCGACAGCAACATCCGCGCACTGACCGCCACCCTGGCGGCGCAACGGTTGCGGTCGGACCCGGCCGCCGGCCGCGGCGCGCTCTACACCGCCGCCACCGCGCTGAGCACCACCCGCATCGTCATCTCCACACCGGCACCCGTCGGCACTGTCGCGATGAGTCCCGACGGGCACACCATGGCCTCCGGCGGCGGCGATGGCACCGTGCGGTTGTGGGACGTCGCTGACCCGGCGCACCCGCACGCACTGGGCCAGCCGGTAAAAGGTCAGGTCGCCGCGGTGGCAAGTGTCGCGTTCAGTCCCCGCGGCCGCGTGCTGGCCTCTGGAGGCGGCGACGGCACGGTGCGGTTGTGGGACGTCGCCGACCCGGGGCACGCCGGTCCGCTGGGCGGGCCGTTGCAAGGTCAGGGCGGTGGCGTGGCCAGTGTGGCGTTCAGTCCCGACGGGCGCGTGCTGGCCTGCGGTAGCGGAGACGGGACGGTGCGGTTGTGGGACGTCGCCGACCCGGGTCATTCGCGTCCGCTGGGCGCCCCGTTGCAGGGTCAGGGCGCCGGTGTGGCCAGTGTGGCGTTCAGTCCCGACGGGCGCTTGCTGGCCTCCGGAGGCGGGAACGGCGCCGTGCGGATGTGGCTGGTCGCCGACCCGGCACACCCGGCCCCGCTGGGTGAATCCCATTCCGGGCACAAGCATTTCGTACAGGATCTGGCCTTCAGCCCCGATGGGCGCACCCTGGCCTCCGGTAGCGAGGACGGCGACATCCAGTTGTGGAATCTCGCGGAACCGGCCCACCCGAGCCCGCTGGGTGAACCCCTTCGCGGACACACCGACGTCGTGCAGAGTCTGGCCTTCAGTCCCGACGGGCGCATCCTGGCCTCCGGTAGCGACGACGACACCGTGCGGTTGTGGGACGTGGCCGACCCGGCGCACGCCGGTCCGCTGGGCGGCCCACTGTCCGGGCACAGCGGCAACGTGCCCAGCATCGCGTTCAGCCCGGACGGGCATACGTTGGCCTCCGGAAGTCAGGACGGCAACATCCAGTTGTGGAACCTCGACGCGGCGCTGCCGCTCCAGGCGCATGCCGGCGTGGTGCACAGCGTGGTGTTCAGTCCCGACGGGCACACCCTGGTCTCGGGTAACGAGGACGCCACCATCCGGTTGTGGGATCTCGCGGATCCGGTGCACCCGCGAGCGCTGGGTGAGCCGCTGCGTGGTCACACCGGCGCCGTCCAGAGCGTAGCGTTCAGTCCCGACGGGCGCACCCTGGCCTCCGGCGGCGACGATGCCACCATCCGGTTGTGGAATCTGGCGGACGTGGCGCACCCGGCTCCGTTGGGTCCGCCGCTCGCGGTTCACAGCGCGCCGGTGCGCAGTGTCGCGTTCAGTCGCGACGGGCATACGTTGGCCTCGGGGGGTGACGATGCCGCCGTCCGGTTGTGGGATCTCACGGACGTGGCGCGCCCAATTGCGTTGGGCGGGGCCCTCACCGGGCACAGCGCAACCGTGCGCAGTGTCGCGTTCAGTCCCGACGGGCGCACCCTGGCCTCCGGCGGCGACGATGCCACCATCCGGTTGTGGAGCCTCGCTGACCGAAATCACGCGGCGCCGCTCAGCCAGCCGTCTCGTCCCTACATGACCGCCGTTTTCAGCGTGGCGTTCAGTCCGGACGGTCACACGCTCGCCTCCGGCAGTGGCGATGACACCGTCTTGCTGTGGAACGTGACGGACCTGGTACACCCGAGCTCGCTGGGCCGTCCGCTGCACGGCCACACGGGTTACGTGTATCAGGTGGCGTTCAGTCCGGACGGACGCACGCTGGCGTCCGGCAGCGCCGATCACGATGTGCAGCTGTGGGATCTGGCGGATCTGACCCACGCGCACCCGCTGGGCCAGCCGCTGATGAGCGACACCGATGCCGTCCTTAGCGTCGCGTTCAGCCCCGACGGGCGGAGCCTGGCCTACGGAAGCGACGACACCACTGTGCGGCTTTCGCCAACCCCGCTCGATGCCACCGTCGAGCTGCTCTGCTCGAAACTCACGTCCAACGTCAGCCACGAAGACTGGCAGCAATGGATATCACCCGAAGTCGGGTACATCACACTGTGCCCCGATTTGCCGGTCCCGCCGTAGGGCGGTGTTGTCACATCGGGGCCCCGCCGTTCGTCGGAAGTATGGAGAGGGGAGTACCGATATGACCGACATCAGCGAACTGCACCGGGAGCTCATCGCCCGCATTCTCAACAGCGACGCACAGGCGCCAAGCGAGTTGCGCCGTGAAGCATTCGGCAACACCGGCCGCAGCGAGCCGCTACGCACCCTGGTCGACAAGATCGCCCACCGCTCGGATGAGGTGAGCGACGACGACGTGGCCGCCGCCCGGGCCGCGGGATTCAGCGAGGACCAGATCTTCGAGATCGCGGTCTGCGCCGCGGTAGGAGCGGCCGGCCGCCGGTACGACGGCGCAACTGCCGCCCTGGCAGAGGCGATCCGCCTAAGTGGGGACCGATGAGGCTGACAGTTCTGGAACGCGGCCATTCCCTGCCCACCAAGGCACTTTTCACCCTGATCCGGCTGATGACCCGACAGCCCGTCGTCGACGCCGTGAAACTGGCCCTGTACCGAACCGACTTCTACGGCGCCGGGCCACTGACGCACGAGGCCATGCGCGGACCCTCCGAATGGTCCGTCGGCGACCGCGAACTGATGGCGGCCGTCGTGTCCAAAGCCAACGAGTGCCCGTTCTGCGTCGCCGCGCACTCGGCCACGTCGGGTCAGTGGTACGGGGACCCCGCCGCGGTGCAAGCCACCCTCGCCGACCTGGACACCGCGCCCATCGGGGAGCCGCTGCGCGCCACCTTGCGCATGCTGGCCGGGCCGGACACCCCCGGCCCGCACGATATGGCCGCCCTGTTGTCCAAAGGTGTTACCCCGCAACAGATCACCGATGCTCTCGCGGTGGCCCTGGTCTTCGGAATCACCAACCGGCTGGCCAACGCGTTCGACTTCGAGGTCGCGGGACCGGAGGCGATGAACGCCGGCGCCCGGCACCTGCTCAAGCGCGGCTACCGCTGAGATCCGGGATAGCCGGTCAGGAAAGGGTTGCCCGCACGCACACTGTGACGTACGGCAGCGCAAGCCCGGCGGAGTTCGCCAGCGCCGGATGGGTGGCCAGCAGTCCGCGGACCTTGTCCAGGGTCTGGGTGCGCACCTCGGCCGGCGAGTTGATGCAGTAGGTGCGTGACGCCACCAGGTCGATCAGCGCCTGCGGCGTGAGGTAATTCGTCCACTCCACCTGGTGCCGCTGCATCTCGGTGAACGGTTCGGGCAGCGTCGCGCGGTCGCGCAACGGGTCGTCGTCGCGACCGATGATCTCGCCCAGTTCCCTTACCCAGCCCAGCCGTTCGTCCCGGGTGTTCCACACCAGGCCCAGCCGTCCGCCGGGCCGCAGGACCCGGGCCACCTCCGGGATTGCGCGGGCCGGGTCCACCCAGTGCCACGCCTGGGCCACCAGCACCGCGTCAACGCTGTTGTCCTCCAACGGAATCTCTTCCGCGGTGCCCAGCAGGGCACGTGTCTTGGGCAGCGAAGCGGTCAGCACTTCCAGCATCTCCGGAACCGGGTCGACCGCCACCACGTCCAGCCCGCGCTCGACGAGCCGGGTGGTCAGCTTGCCGGTCCCCGCCCCCAGGTCCAGTACCTGGCGGGCGCCCGCGGGCAGCAGCCAGTCGATGGCGTCGGGCGGATAGGTCGGGCGGCCCCGCTCGTAGGCGGCCGCCGCCGAGCCGAACGACAGGGAGCGGTCACGCCTGGAGCGGGTCACCGCGAACACGCGCCTGGTGCGGTGCCTGGTTGCGAAGCCAGGTCGAGCGTCTCGCGGATCAACACGCCGACGGCGTCGGATTCCACCAGGAAGCCGTCGTGCCCGCAGACCGACTTGACCACCCGCACGCCGGCGCAACCGGGCAGCAGCTCGGCGAGCTCGTCCTGCAGCCGCAACGGGTAGAGCCGGTCAGAGGTGACCCCGCCGACCACCGCCGGCACCGGGCACCTGGTGAGCGCCGCGTGCAGCCCGCCGCGCCCGCGCCCGACGTCGTGGCTGTTGAGCGCCTCGGTCAGGGCCACGTAACTGCCCGCGTCGAACCGGGCCAACAGCTTGTCGCCCTGGTGTTCCAGGTAGCTCTGCACGGCGTAGCGGCCGCCGGCCGCCGGGTCTTCGCCGTCCTGCGCGTCGTTGCCGAAGCGCCGGTCGAGTTCGACCTCGCCGCGGTAGGTCAGGTGCGCGATGCGGCGCGCGATCCGCAGTCCGTCGTCGGGGGCGCGACCGGTCTCGTGGTAGTCGCCGCCCTGCCAGTTCGGGTCGGCCTTGATCGCCGCGATCTGGGTGGTCTGGGTGCCGAGCTGGTCACCGGTGGCGCGCGCCCCCACCGCCAGCAGCAGCCCGGCCCGCACCCGTTCCGGGTGACCGACCATCCATTCCAAAGCCCGGGCACCGCCCATGGATCCGCCAACGACGGCGGCCACCTCGGTTATTCCCAGCGCCGCCAGCGCGGCCAGATCCGCCTCCACCTGGTCGCGGATGGTGATCTGCGGAAACCTTGAGCCGTAAGGCTTTCCGTCGCGGGCCAGCGAACTCGGACCCGTCGAGCCGCGGCAGCCGCCGAGCACGTTGGTGGACACCGCGCACCAGCGGTCGGTGTCGATCGGCGCCCCCGGCCCGGCCACCCCGTCCCACCAGCCGGGGGTCGGATGCCCCGGTCCGGCGGGCCCGGTGATGTGCGAGTCGCCGGTGAGCGCGTGCAACACCATCACGACGTTGTCCCGGGCCGGCGACAGCTCACCCCAGCGCTGCACGGCGATGTGGACATCGTCGATCACCGCGCCGCTCTCCAGCCTCAGCGAGCCGATGTCGACGACGCCGATCTCGCCTTCGGCGGGCAGCGTCTGGGTAGGCACGTCGGAGATCGTCATGTCAGGTCTCCTCAGAAGGCCGCCACAGTCTGCGGGTCGCTGGTCCTAGAGGCGCTATATACCCCGGCTGCAGCAAAACCACGCTCCAGGTCGGCCAGGATGTCGTCGATCCCTTCGATGCCCACCGCCAAACGCACCAGACCGGGGGTGACGCCGGTGGCCAGTTGCTCGGCGGGGCTGAGTTGAGCGTGGGTTGTCGACGCCGGGTGGATCACCAGCGAACGAACGTCGCCGATGTTGGCGACGTGGCTGTGCAACTGCAGCGCGTCGACGAACGCCTTGCCGGCCTCCGCGCCGCCGGCCAGCTCGAAGGCCAGGACGGCGCCGGTGCCCTTGGGCGCCAGCTTCTTGGCCCGCTCGTGCCAGGGCGAACTCGGCAGACCCGCGTAGTTGACCGACACCACGTCGTCGCGGGCTTCCAAAAACTCGGCGACCCGTTGGGCGTTGGCGACATGCCGCTCGATCCGCAGGCTCAGCGTTTCCAGGCCCTGGGCCACCAGGAATGCGTTGAACGGCGAAGCGGCGGAGCCGAGGTCGCGCAGCAGCTGCACGCGGGCCTTGAGTGCGTAGGCGGGCGGTCCGAGCTCGGCGTAGACGACGCCGTGGTAGCTGGGGTCGGGGGTGGTGAAGCCGGGGAAACGGCCCTGGGTCCAGTCGAAGGTGCCGCCGTCGACGATCACCCCGGCGATCGCCGAGCCGTGTCCGCCCAGGTACTTGGTGGCGGAGTGAATCACCACGTCGGCGCCCTGGGCCAGCGGCTGGATCAGGTACGGCGTCGCGATGGTGTTGTCGACGATCAGCGGCACCCCGTTGCGGTGCGCGACCTCGGCGACGGCCGGGGTGTCCAGGATGTCGATCTGCGGGTTGGAGATGGTCTCGGCGAAGAACGCCTTGGTGTTCGGCCGGACTTCGGCCTGCCAGGCGTCCAGGTCGTCGGGATCGGAGACGAAGCTGACCTCGATACCGAGCTTGGCCAGCGAGTAGTGGAACAGGTTGTACGTGCCGCCGTACAGCCTGGGACTGGACACGATGTGATCACCGGCGCCGGCGACATTCAAGATCGCGAACGTCTCCGCCGCCTGCCCGGAGGACAGGAACAGCGCGGCAACCCCGCCTTCCAGGGCGGCGATGCGCTGCTCGACCACGTCGGTCGTCGGGTTGCCGATGCGGGTGTAGATGTTGCCCGGCTCGGCCAGGGAGAAGAGTGCGGCGGCGTGCGCGACGTTGTCGAAGGTGTACGACGTGGTCTGGTAGATCGGCAGGGCGCGCGCATTCGTCGTCGGGTCCGGCCGCTGGCCGGCGTGGATCTGCTTCGTTTCGAAGGACCACTGCGCGGTCGGGTCGGTCTCGGTGGTGCTGTCTGTGCTCACGAAGGTGCTCCCCTGTCTGGCTCAGGGGTCCGTCATGGCGGACCCGCGCTTGCCGTGTAGCCGGTTGTGGCTACTCAACCTGGTCATCACCCGGGGCACCCCACCGCGGTTGGAGGGTTGCCGGCCAGCAAGCCGGGGCTTGATGCTGGCGCTCATGACCGCCTCAAAGCGTAGCGCACGGCGGCTGCCGCCTGCCAATTACGCAGGTGCGCATGTTGGCGGCCGGTCTGCCGAGATCGGCGGCACCCGATACCACCCGCAATCAGCTGGCCGGTTCGGTACACGTGCCGTGCGACCACTCAACCAATGGGCCACCCCGCCGATCGAGTTCGACGTCAGCTCGCGGGTGGTTCCACGGCCCGCAGGTGGGGCATGCACTCGGTGAGGAAGTCGTCGATCACCTCGGTGACGCGTCCGGGCGCCTCGAACATGGGCACATGCCCGACGTTGTCCAGCTCGGTGACCCGATGGTCGTCGGGCAGATTACTGGTGAAGTGACGGCTGAACCGCGGCGCAGGAACCACCCGGTCCTTCTGGCAGACCACTAGATGTGCCGGGACCTCGTTCTCGGCCAACTCCTGCAAGCCAGGCATCAGGAAGGCTTTGACCAGCAGCTGTAGGTAGGCAGGGCAGTGCGCGACGTCGTCGATGATGACGGAGAGTTGACGCTCGGTAACCACATCGGGGGATGCGCTGATCGCGTAGGTCGCCAGGCGGCGACTGAATGGAATATGCAGCACACGCGGGCCGAACAGCCAGGCGAGCGCAAAGACTGGAAGGGCGATTATGAACTTGGCGATCACCTCGAACTTGGCCGGCGCCCAGCGGGTCCAACCACCGGCCGGCGCGATCCCAACGACGCTACGGGCCCGGCCGCGGCGCTCCAATTCGAACGCCACCCAACCACCTAACGAGTTGCCCACGATGTGGGCGGTTTGCCAACCAAGTTCGTCCATCTGCTGCTCGACGTGGTCCGCCAGCACCTTCGAGGACAGGAAATAAGTGGCGGCCTTCGGTCCGCCGTTGTGTCCGGCCATCGTCGGGGCGAACACCTCGTAGCGGCCGGTCTCGGCCAATTGCTGGGCCACTTCTTCCCAAACCGACTGGGACAGCAGGAACGGGTGCAGCAGCAGGACCGGTTCACCCGAACCCAGGTGGATGGGCTCGCGGGTCGCAGCAGAGGCGCCTTTGGAGAAGCTCGGCATAAATCCGACAGTAAATGCGGTACCGCTGGTACCGCAAGCCGCCCAGGTCGGGCACGCCGAGCCCCGAACGGTTGGGGTTTCGTTGTCGGGCATTGGTCGGACGTCCGCGGTGCGGAGACCGTGGTGCCGGTGCGGATTGGCGCCTTTCGCCGGCGATGCGGTCGCGGTCTTGCGTTGCGGCAGCGGTTGGCATCGGCGGTGTTCGGTCGCGGCAATCGTCTTGCGGGGTGCGGTTTCGGAGACGGACATGCCGCCGACAATGGTGCACAGGCTTGGGAACAGCACGGCGCTGCCAGCGTT
This genomic stretch from Mycobacterium paragordonae harbors:
- a CDS encoding alpha/beta fold hydrolase — translated: MLLHPFLLSQSVWEEVAQQLAETGRYEVFAPTMAGHNGGPKAATYFLSSKVLADHVEQQMDELGWQTAHIVGNSLGGWVAFELERRGRARSVVGIAPAGGWTRWAPAKFEVIAKFIIALPVFALAWLFGPRVLHIPFSRRLATYAISASPDVVTERQLSVIIDDVAHCPAYLQLLVKAFLMPGLQELAENEVPAHLVVCQKDRVVPAPRFSRHFTSNLPDDHRVTELDNVGHVPMFEAPGRVTEVIDDFLTECMPHLRAVEPPAS
- the metX gene encoding homoserine O-acetyltransferase MetX — protein: MTISDVPTQTLPAEGEIGVVDIGSLRLESGAVIDDVHIAVQRWGELSPARDNVVMVLHALTGDSHITGPAGPGHPTPGWWDGVAGPGAPIDTDRWCAVSTNVLGGCRGSTGPSSLARDGKPYGSRFPQITIRDQVEADLAALAALGITEVAAVVGGSMGGARALEWMVGHPERVRAGLLLAVGARATGDQLGTQTTQIAAIKADPNWQGGDYHETGRAPDDGLRIARRIAHLTYRGEVELDRRFGNDAQDGEDPAAGGRYAVQSYLEHQGDKLLARFDAGSYVALTEALNSHDVGRGRGGLHAALTRCPVPAVVGGVTSDRLYPLRLQDELAELLPGCAGVRVVKSVCGHDGFLVESDAVGVLIRETLDLASQPGTAPGACSR
- a CDS encoding carboxymuconolactone decarboxylase family protein, producing MRLTVLERGHSLPTKALFTLIRLMTRQPVVDAVKLALYRTDFYGAGPLTHEAMRGPSEWSVGDRELMAAVVSKANECPFCVAAHSATSGQWYGDPAAVQATLADLDTAPIGEPLRATLRMLAGPDTPGPHDMAALLSKGVTPQQITDALAVALVFGITNRLANAFDFEVAGPEAMNAGARHLLKRGYR
- a CDS encoding class I SAM-dependent methyltransferase, with protein sequence MTRSRRDRSLSFGSAAAAYERGRPTYPPDAIDWLLPAGARQVLDLGAGTGKLTTRLVERGLDVVAVDPVPEMLEVLTASLPKTRALLGTAEEIPLEDNSVDAVLVAQAWHWVDPARAIPEVARVLRPGGRLGLVWNTRDERLGWVRELGEIIGRDDDPLRDRATLPEPFTEMQRHQVEWTNYLTPQALIDLVASRTYCINSPAEVRTQTLDKVRGLLATHPALANSAGLALPYVTVCVRATLS
- a CDS encoding bifunctional o-acetylhomoserine/o-acetylserine sulfhydrylase, giving the protein MSTDSTTETDPTAQWSFETKQIHAGQRPDPTTNARALPIYQTTSYTFDNVAHAAALFSLAEPGNIYTRIGNPTTDVVEQRIAALEGGVAALFLSSGQAAETFAILNVAGAGDHIVSSPRLYGGTYNLFHYSLAKLGIEVSFVSDPDDLDAWQAEVRPNTKAFFAETISNPQIDILDTPAVAEVAHRNGVPLIVDNTIATPYLIQPLAQGADVVIHSATKYLGGHGSAIAGVIVDGGTFDWTQGRFPGFTTPDPSYHGVVYAELGPPAYALKARVQLLRDLGSAASPFNAFLVAQGLETLSLRIERHVANAQRVAEFLEARDDVVSVNYAGLPSSPWHERAKKLAPKGTGAVLAFELAGGAEAGKAFVDALQLHSHVANIGDVRSLVIHPASTTHAQLSPAEQLATGVTPGLVRLAVGIEGIDDILADLERGFAAAGVYSASRTSDPQTVAAF
- a CDS encoding protein kinase domain-containing protein — protein: MEASEFGRYRLFELIGQGGMGEVYKAHDTVMGRDVAIKILAADRGREAGFRERFSREALICARLTEPHIIPIHDTGEIDGRLYLVMPIINGVDVDTSLRRDGPMAPARAVRVVEQIAAALDAAHAGGLVHRDVKPSNALMTDRDFVYLIDFGVAYDGSASRLTGAGRTAGTWAYMAPERLMTDVADARTDVYALACMLYECLTGDRPFVGDLVAQQMTAHLTAPPPRPTEQRSGIPVGFDEVVARGMAKEPADRYPSAGELAEAAAEALATPVRGHTGDTVDHGLTGPLTPVEALRAGGAGSPGSANASGIGAATFPWPPPSEPDRPPYRGWETFQPVDAGVFFGRDAELVRAMDALHGMRDSDETLFVVLGASGAGKSCFLRAGIVPRLQRDVRSYLVLDIVRPELRALTGACGLAQAICATRQRLGLNDPPLGDIKDACSRGDAAALRTWLVECRDAGTGSLPDAAAEREPPTIVIPLDQAEELFAAESGGEAAGFLALIRDLAQGADDQDRLPLIVAATIRTDRYGQMQTAPQLAGLQTRQFDLRPMDATQFHSVITGPAQRSTDGGRPLYLDEDLVRMLLADATAGADTLPLLSLTLAWLYRDYGSTGRLTAKPYVERGGIDGVVQAEIRELLSPEPGERAEQLHRLRAAFIPWLATINPDNDQPMRRLARWDDLPEDSRPLLERFIARRLLMKDLRDGVVVVEVALEGLLRQWEELAGWLVEECEDLKAADALERGAAEWHKKQCEDAWLLHGPRLTAAENLTAKPGFRNRLDHVRDYLVASRQRENEQAALEQQRQQAELEAAKKLAAAETQAREQAQDSAAALRQRSRILRRVLVGTSVIAVIAVIGAAVAVVMFRQAAREARNALAAELDAQAAAVFSGTITDSNIRALTATLAAQRLRSDPAAGRGALYTAATALSTTRIVISTPAPVGTVAMSPDGHTMASGGGDGTVRLWDVADPAHPHALGQPVKGQVAAVASVAFSPRGRVLASGGGDGTVRLWDVADPGHAGPLGGPLQGQGGGVASVAFSPDGRVLACGSGDGTVRLWDVADPGHSRPLGAPLQGQGAGVASVAFSPDGRLLASGGGNGAVRMWLVADPAHPAPLGESHSGHKHFVQDLAFSPDGRTLASGSEDGDIQLWNLAEPAHPSPLGEPLRGHTDVVQSLAFSPDGRILASGSDDDTVRLWDVADPAHAGPLGGPLSGHSGNVPSIAFSPDGHTLASGSQDGNIQLWNLDAALPLQAHAGVVHSVVFSPDGHTLVSGNEDATIRLWDLADPVHPRALGEPLRGHTGAVQSVAFSPDGRTLASGGDDATIRLWNLADVAHPAPLGPPLAVHSAPVRSVAFSRDGHTLASGGDDAAVRLWDLTDVARPIALGGALTGHSATVRSVAFSPDGRTLASGGDDATIRLWSLADRNHAAPLSQPSRPYMTAVFSVAFSPDGHTLASGSGDDTVLLWNVTDLVHPSSLGRPLHGHTGYVYQVAFSPDGRTLASGSADHDVQLWDLADLTHAHPLGQPLMSDTDAVLSVAFSPDGRSLAYGSDDTTVRLSPTPLDATVELLCSKLTSNVSHEDWQQWISPEVGYITLCPDLPVPP